The Thunnus thynnus chromosome 2, fThuThy2.1, whole genome shotgun sequence genome includes a region encoding these proteins:
- the otos2 gene encoding otospiralin-like produces MMIRQLLSVFILLSVLTLLVPAGAEEGGVDTDEGGRQKRNVPNWALTSSDFFGWVEELRKHAGYQHIDDLARTFWAHFPSADRLGYGTHEPEE; encoded by the exons ATGATGATTCGTCAGCTGCTGAGTGTCTTCATCCTGCTGTCTGTCCTCACGCTGCTGGTGCCTGCAG gtgcAGAGGAGGGCGGGGTCGACACAGACGAAG GAGGAAGACAGAAGCGCAACGTCCCCAACTGGGCGCTGACCTCCTCCGACTTCTTCGGCTGGGTGGAGGAGCTGAGGAAACATGCCGGATACCAACACATCGACGATCTAGCTAGAACCTTCTGGGCTCACTTTCCCTCTGCAGACCGACTTGGGTACGGAACTCATGAACCTGAAGAGTAG